A portion of the Magnolia sinica isolate HGM2019 chromosome 17, MsV1, whole genome shotgun sequence genome contains these proteins:
- the LOC131230827 gene encoding uncharacterized protein LOC131230827 — translation MSGGKSTRKKGRKDESSKEVEELLSAAEDQMLLNISTGSHITRNTSLDSDLVRRLEALKTPSSSTGITRVPPMKDRERVVVVSAVVDEELQRILGEDLSARFSALKGTSSSREFQARPKKLDDDDDNVDVDDDGVSKEVDKLMQWAMDEARLNPSMSSDDDDDDDDVKEQSKKDKGKR, via the coding sequence ATGTCTGGTGGTAAAAGTACTAGAAAGAAGGGAAGGAAGGACGAGAGCTCCAAGGAGGTGGAGGAGCTTCTGTCTGCGGCCGAGGACCAGATGCTCCTCAACATCAGCACCGGTTCCCACATCACTCGCAATACCTCATTGGACAGCGACCTCGTCCGACGGTTGGAGGCCCTCAAAACGCCCTCATCTTCTACAGGAATTACGAGGGTGCCACCCATGAAAGATAGGGAAAGAGTCGTTGTTGTGAGTGCAGTAGTGGATGAGGAATTGCAGAGAATTTTAGGGGAAGATCTGTCCGCGAGGTTTTCTGCTCTCAAGGGTACTTCTTCTTCTAGAGAATTCCAAGCGCGTCCCAAgaaattagatgatgatgatgataatgttgatgttgatgatgatggggTGTCCAAGGAGGTGGATAAGCTTATGCAGTGGGCGATGGATGAGGCTCGTCTCAATCCTTCCATGAGcagcgatgatgatgatgatgatgatgatgtgaaggAGCAAAGCAAGAAAGATAAGGGGAAAAGGTag